One segment of Nostoc piscinale CENA21 DNA contains the following:
- a CDS encoding CHASE2 domain-containing protein: MNKQLDKHFVRLFLNWNLQQSPERKYKELVVAGIVAIGIIILRFIGVFQSLELAGLDQFFRLRATEEPEERITIVAIDEDSLRRVGSWPIPDGVIADLLKKLQVHQPRAIGLDIYRDLAVNPGHQELVNLYSSMPNLIGIQLLTPNRDMRVLPPLELNPKQVGFNNLLYDHDGKVRRNLLYLHMNNQHYESFALKLALLYLQDQKITPQKAAKNSDYVRLGKAIFTRFQANDGGYVRADDRGYQILANFPKPSCRKMASELCNFRQISMSDVLDGKVPISWIRDRIVLIGSTAPSLQDFAFIPYSSQMLGTAKPVAGIELQAYFVSELISSALAGRPSLRVWAKVWECLWIFSWSYLGSLIIWQVKTFSKSIPSLLLSLFILFLCSYVAFLLGWWLPLIPATLGFSSASIWMIIHIAYMQEELKRSKEFLHQVINSIPDPIFVKNEKHQWIVLNDAYCQFIGYPDSLLLEKSYYEFFPRHEADVFREQDNLVFLTQKPRENEEEFTDAAGQTHLIATKRSLHKDAAGNFFLVGVIRDITQRKLMEEELRRTAAELFRSNTELKLKEDHLRYLAYHDPLTGLSNRKFFIEQFHESLQWSQNNNLLLGLLFIDLDGFKHINDTLGHDMGDRLLVIVSQRLSNCLRGSDTVSRLGGDEFTVILRAIPEVQVAARVAEKILASLTEPIVLSGYTTKISASIGISVYPINSQDAETLIKQADSAMYRAKHLGKNRYELT, encoded by the coding sequence ATGAATAAGCAGCTAGACAAGCATTTTGTCAGGTTATTTTTAAATTGGAACCTGCAACAGTCACCTGAGCGAAAATATAAAGAATTAGTCGTTGCTGGTATTGTGGCAATCGGCATTATAATTTTGCGCTTCATAGGAGTGTTTCAATCCTTAGAGTTAGCAGGATTGGATCAATTTTTTCGCTTACGTGCAACCGAAGAACCAGAAGAACGCATCACGATTGTAGCGATTGATGAAGATTCTTTGCGGCGAGTGGGTTCTTGGCCGATTCCTGATGGTGTGATTGCTGATTTATTGAAGAAATTACAAGTACATCAACCTCGCGCTATTGGCTTAGATATTTATCGGGATTTAGCAGTCAATCCAGGACACCAAGAACTAGTTAATCTTTATAGTTCAATGCCAAATTTAATTGGTATTCAACTATTAACACCAAACCGAGATATGCGTGTTTTGCCACCTCTAGAACTGAATCCGAAGCAAGTTGGTTTTAATAATTTACTGTACGACCATGATGGCAAAGTCCGGCGAAATTTGTTGTATCTCCACATGAATAATCAACACTATGAAAGTTTTGCCTTAAAGTTAGCATTACTCTATTTGCAAGATCAAAAAATTACACCACAAAAAGCTGCTAAAAATAGTGATTATGTCCGATTAGGTAAGGCTATATTTACCCGTTTTCAAGCGAATGATGGTGGTTATGTGAGGGCTGATGATCGAGGCTATCAAATTTTAGCAAACTTCCCTAAACCATCATGTAGAAAAATGGCTAGTGAGTTATGTAATTTCCGTCAAATCTCAATGAGTGATGTCTTGGATGGCAAAGTTCCCATTAGTTGGATACGCGATCGCATTGTATTGATTGGTTCAACTGCTCCCAGTTTGCAAGATTTTGCATTTATTCCCTACTCTAGCCAAATGCTGGGTACAGCCAAGCCGGTAGCGGGGATTGAACTGCAAGCTTATTTTGTGAGTGAGTTAATTTCTTCTGCTTTGGCAGGACGACCATCATTAAGAGTTTGGGCAAAAGTATGGGAGTGTTTATGGATTTTTTCCTGGTCTTATTTGGGTTCGTTAATTATTTGGCAGGTTAAAACTTTTAGTAAAAGTATTCCCAGCCTTTTATTATCTTTATTCATACTTTTTTTGTGTAGTTATGTAGCTTTTTTACTGGGGTGGTGGCTACCATTAATCCCAGCAACTCTTGGCTTTAGTAGCGCCTCAATTTGGATGATTATTCATATTGCATATATGCAGGAAGAATTGAAACGCTCTAAGGAATTTTTGCATCAAGTCATCAATTCCATTCCTGATCCCATTTTTGTCAAAAATGAAAAACATCAATGGATTGTTTTAAATGATGCTTACTGTCAATTCATTGGTTATCCTGATAGCTTGTTGCTGGAAAAGTCATATTATGAATTTTTCCCTCGCCATGAAGCTGATGTTTTTAGAGAACAAGATAATTTAGTATTTCTCACCCAAAAACCGCGCGAAAATGAAGAAGAATTTACTGATGCTGCGGGTCAAACCCATTTAATTGCCACGAAGCGATCGCTCCACAAAGATGCGGCTGGTAATTTTTTCTTAGTAGGAGTGATTCGAGATATTACCCAGCGCAAGTTGATGGAAGAAGAACTACGACGCACTGCGGCTGAGTTATTTCGCTCGAATACGGAATTAAAACTCAAAGAAGACCATTTACGGTATCTGGCTTATCATGATCCCCTGACAGGCTTATCGAATCGCAAATTCTTTATAGAACAATTTCATGAATCTTTACAGTGGTCGCAAAACAACAATTTGTTGCTGGGACTGTTGTTTATTGATTTGGATGGCTTTAAACATATTAACGATACTTTGGGGCATGATATGGGCGATCGCTTGTTAGTGATTGTTTCCCAAAGACTCAGTAATTGTTTGCGCGGCAGTGATACTGTTTCCCGTCTAGGTGGTGATGAATTTACAGTCATTCTCCGCGCAATTCCTGAAGTTCAAGTGGCGGCTAGAGTTGCAGAAAAAATTCTCGCCAGCCTAACCGAGCCAATTGTGCTATCAGGATACACTACTAAAATTTCTGCCAGTATTGGCATCAGTGTTTATCCGATAAATAGTCAAGATGCAGAAACCCTGATTAAACAAGCCGATTCAGCTATGTACCGTGCTAAACACTTAGGTAAAAACCGATATGAGTTGACTTGA